A region from the Lutra lutra chromosome 1, mLutLut1.2, whole genome shotgun sequence genome encodes:
- the LOC125079151 gene encoding twinfilin-2 isoform X2, with protein MAHQTGIHATEELKEFFAKARAGSVRLIKVVIEDEQLVLGASRELMGTWEQDYDRAVLPLLDTQEPCYLLYRLDSQNAQGFEWLFLAWSPDNSPVRLKMLYAATRATVKKEFGGGHIKDELFGTVKDDLSFAGYQKHLSSCAAPAPLTSAERELQQIRINEVKTEISVESKHQTLQGLTFPLQPAAQRALQQLRQKTVNYIQLKLDLERETIELVHTEPTEVAQLPSRVPRDSARYHFFLYKHTHEGDPLESVVFIYSMPGYKCSIKERMLYSSCKSRLLDSVEQDFQLEISKKIEIGDGAELTAEFLYDEVHPKQHAFKQAFAKPKGPGGKRGHKRLIRGPGENGDDS; from the exons ATGGCACACCAGACGGGCATCCACG CCACCGAGGAGCTGAAGGAATTCTTTGCTAAGGCTCGGGCGGGCTCTGTCCGGCTCATCAAAGTCGTCATTGAGGATG AGCAGCTCGTGCTGGGTGCCTCACGGGAGCTGATGGGCACCTGGGAGCAGGACTACGACAGGGCTGTGCTGCCGCTGCTGGACACCCAGGAACCCTGCTATCTGCTCTACCGCCTGGACTCCCAGAATGCCCAGGGCTTTGAGTGGCTCTTCCTTGCCTGGTCACCTGACAATTCTCCC GTGCGGCTGAAGATGTTGTACGCAGCCACACGGGCCACAGTGAAGAAGGAGTTTGGGGGTGGCCACATCAAGGATGAGCTTTTTGGGACTGTGAAG GACGACCTCTCCTTTGCTGGGTACCAGAAGCACCTATCGTCCTGTGCGGCGCCCGCCCCACTGACGTCAGCTGAGAGAGAGCTTCAGCAGATCCGTATTAATGAG GTGAAGACAGAGATCAGTGTGGAAAGCAAGCACCAGACCCTGCAGGGCCTCACCTTCCCACTGCAGCCGGCTGCCCAGAGGGCCCTGCAGCAGCTCAGACAGAAGACCGTCAACTACATCCAGCTG AAGCTGGACCTGGAGCGGGAGACAATCGAGCTGGTACACACGGAGCCCACAGAAGTGGCCCAGCTGCCCTCAAGGGTTCCCCGAGACTCTGCCCGTTACCACTTCTTCCTCTACAAGCACACCCATGAGGGTGACCCCCTCGAGTCTGTGG TGTTCATCTACTCGATGCCGGGGTACAAGTGCAGCATCAAGGAGCGCATGCTCTATTCCAGCTGCAAGAGTCGTCTCCTTGACTCTGTGGAGCAGGACTTCCAGCTGGAGATCTCCAAGAAG ATCGAGATTGGCGATGGGGCAGAGCTGACGGCCGAGTTCCTCTACGACGAGGTGCACCCCAAACAACACGCCTTCAAGCAGGCCTTCGCCAAGCCCAAGGGCCCAGGGGGCAAGCGGGGCCACAAGCGCCTCATCCGTGGCCCCGGCGAGAATGGGGATGACAGCTAG